From the genome of Candidatus Nanopelagicales bacterium, one region includes:
- a CDS encoding hydrogenase iron-sulfur subunit yields MSDPVRDPVGTQPRILVFSTITISDPGIDLAGSRHLDYPSTVQTLAVPCSSGIKPSWLVHAFERGFDGVFIASDGEECSYRGDCAERTAALVTQAQDLMRERGLDPRRLKMAAVCSVCAEPFVAYMREFSEALQQLSPVTPAA; encoded by the coding sequence GTGTCCGATCCTGTCCGGGATCCGGTCGGGACGCAGCCCCGGATCCTGGTCTTCTCCACGATCACCATCTCCGACCCGGGGATCGACCTGGCGGGTAGCCGTCACCTGGACTACCCGTCCACCGTCCAGACCCTGGCCGTCCCCTGCAGCAGCGGGATCAAGCCCTCCTGGCTCGTGCACGCCTTCGAGCGCGGGTTCGACGGCGTCTTCATCGCCTCCGACGGCGAGGAGTGCTCCTACCGGGGCGACTGCGCCGAGCGCACCGCCGCGCTCGTCACGCAGGCGCAGGACCTGATGAGGGAGCGCGGCCTGGACCCCCGGCGGCTCAAGATGGCCGCGGTCTGCTCGGTGTGCGCCGAGCCCTTCGTGGCCTACATGCGTGAGTTCTCCGAGGCTCTCCAGCAGCTGAGCCCCGTCACCCCGGCCGCCTGA